Proteins from a genomic interval of Capsicum annuum cultivar UCD-10X-F1 chromosome 4, UCD10Xv1.1, whole genome shotgun sequence:
- the LOC107868865 gene encoding uncharacterized protein LOC107868865 produces MADNEVETRLKETKGAILLCLSTYTQFGYVNDGRLFWQHIVSSATGCSDSQYFQELYNYYTTEKAWHLSNPDAEKVFKALRAAGVKLAVVSNFDTQLKPVLRALNCDHWFDAIAVSAEVAWHLCDPDSEKVFKALRAAGVKLAVVSNFDTQLRPVLRALNCDHWFDAVAVSTEVEAEKPNPTIFLKACELLEVNPDDVVHVDCSPPNHAGPAFFLKRQSIRMVDHWIRNFQIQLCLIINVREIDHNNKNVYSIVEFISIICINVNRQHSLSYVNVSI; encoded by the exons ATGGCTGATAATGAGGTTGAAACAAGACTAAAG GAGACTAAAGGTGCAATATTGTTATGTTTGAGTACTTATACTCAGTTTGG GTATGTTAACGACGGAAGACTATTTTGGCAACATATAGTTAGTTCTGCGACTGGCTGTTCCGACTCTCAGTACTTTCAGGAGCTGTATAACTATTATACTACTGAAAAG GCTTGGCATCTTTCTAATCCAGATGCTGAGAAGGTATTTAAGGCCCTTAGAGCGGCAGGAGTGAAGTTGGCTGTAGTGTCGAATTTTGACACTCAGTTGAAACCAGTTTTGAGGGCTCTGAACTGTGATCACTGGTTTGATGCCATAGCAGTTTCCGCTGAG GTGGCTTGGCATCTTTGTGATCCAGATTCTGAGAAGGTATTTAAGGCCCTTAGAGCGGCAGGAGTGAAGTTGGCTGTAGTGTCGAATTTTGACACTCAGTTGAGACCAGTTTTGAGGGCTCTGAACTGTGATCACTGGTTTGATGCCGTAGCAGTTTCCACTGAG GTAGAAGCAGAGAAGCCTAATCcaacaatatttttaaaagcgTGCGAGTTACTAGAAGTAAATCCAGATGACGTTGTTCATGTAG ATTGCAGTCCTCCCAACCATGCTGGACCTGCTTTTTTTCTGAAGCGACAAAGCATAAGGATGGTGGACCACTGGATAAGGAATTTTCAAATACAATT ATGTTTGATCATCAATGTCCGAGAGATTGATCACAACAACAAAAATGTATATTCAATTGTAGAATTTATAAGTATTATCTGTATCAATGTAAATAGACAACATTCGCTATCATATGTGAATGTGAGCATCTAA